The proteins below are encoded in one region of Sulfitobacter sp. SK012:
- a CDS encoding MarC family protein yields MDHAELTKAFGAFFAIMNPFVNLPIFLALTAGFTVVQQRSLAVKITLFSAIMCGIILFAGQQIIGFFGISIDEFRIAGGIVLAHIAWSMLNGQEITSHHGTDGEKAHMADLSGLAFYPITFPMIVGPGTIATLIIYAGHAKGIEGYISIGGVVAAILAILFVVLFFASFFGKVLSDTMRVIMTRLMGMILLAIAVEMVVAGIKAVLPGLA; encoded by the coding sequence GTGGACCATGCTGAGCTGACCAAGGCATTTGGTGCCTTTTTTGCAATCATGAACCCCTTCGTGAATTTGCCGATTTTTCTGGCATTGACCGCTGGATTCACAGTAGTGCAGCAACGCAGTCTGGCTGTTAAGATCACGTTGTTTTCCGCCATCATGTGCGGGATCATTCTGTTTGCGGGACAGCAAATCATCGGCTTTTTCGGCATTTCTATTGATGAATTTCGGATCGCTGGCGGTATCGTGCTCGCTCATATCGCGTGGTCGATGCTGAACGGGCAAGAGATCACATCACACCACGGTACAGATGGCGAAAAGGCGCATATGGCGGACTTGTCCGGGCTCGCCTTTTATCCAATTACATTTCCCATGATCGTCGGCCCCGGGACAATTGCGACACTGATCATTTATGCGGGACATGCAAAAGGGATTGAGGGGTACATTTCCATTGGTGGTGTGGTTGCGGCCATCCTCGCTATTCTATTTGTCGTGCTGTTCTTTGCATCCTTCTTTGGGAAGGTTCTAAGCGACACAATGCGGGTTATCATGACACGGTTGATGGGCATGATCTTGCTTGCGATTGCAGTTGAAATGGTTGTGGCGGGTATCAAAGCTGTGCTGCCCGGCCTCGCCTAA
- a CDS encoding YrhK family protein, with protein MKIFNPDNHTRTEQHKKIYAYCELAYTIVDVSAAVLFVIGSILFFSETTTYIATWLFVVGSVLFGLRPTIKLYREVAYLRVGDYDEITGG; from the coding sequence ATGAAGATATTTAACCCTGACAATCATACGCGAACTGAACAGCACAAGAAAATATACGCTTATTGCGAACTAGCCTACACCATTGTGGATGTCTCAGCGGCGGTCCTGTTTGTGATAGGAAGCATCCTGTTTTTTAGCGAGACCACGACATATATAGCGACATGGCTATTTGTGGTTGGATCAGTCCTTTTTGGGCTGCGTCCAACAATCAAGCTTTACCGAGAAGTCGCATACCTTCGTGTAGGTGATTACGACGAGATAACTGGCGGTTAA
- a CDS encoding TetR/AcrR family transcriptional regulator: MKYAKPYDRAAALNAALFLFWERGFHATSIKDLEDALKMRSGSIYAAFKSKENLYALALEQYFQNSQNAFEKDVLEAQSPLAGLVAMIRRISQADDILRRPCMLIKAVINATDDTAEIAGIARDYRKRMVENMVQGFEKARQLGELQSNSEPKALASQYQTDVIGLQVEAQMGADTQHFANRVEETARRYERLQVMNLSGIS; encoded by the coding sequence ATGAAATACGCCAAGCCATATGACAGAGCCGCCGCTTTGAACGCGGCCCTTTTCCTGTTCTGGGAGAGGGGATTTCATGCGACATCGATCAAGGATCTGGAAGATGCGTTGAAGATGCGGTCGGGGAGCATCTATGCGGCTTTCAAAAGCAAAGAGAATCTCTACGCTTTGGCTTTGGAGCAATATTTCCAAAACAGTCAGAACGCCTTCGAGAAAGATGTCCTTGAAGCCCAATCCCCCTTGGCAGGACTCGTCGCAATGATCCGCCGGATATCGCAGGCTGATGACATACTTCGTAGACCATGCATGCTGATCAAAGCTGTCATCAATGCGACCGACGACACAGCCGAAATCGCTGGGATTGCCCGTGATTACCGTAAGCGAATGGTTGAGAACATGGTGCAGGGGTTTGAAAAGGCCAGGCAACTTGGTGAATTGCAGTCAAATAGCGAGCCCAAGGCTTTGGCCAGTCAATACCAAACGGACGTCATAGGATTGCAGGTCGAAGCACAAATGGGCGCTGACACGCAGCATTTTGCGAATAGGGTGGAAGAAACAGCACGCCGCTACGAAAGATTACAGGTAATGAACCTATCGGGGATCAGTTGA
- a CDS encoding lytic murein transglycosylase: MSITRRHFGLGIAAISLNACGGSSTLGPRSTGSTSGLPADLRPTPNVAYDAWVASFRGRAGSSGISDATLASGFRGTGYLPGCVKRDRNQTEFKRSLEDYLSIAASDERISKGRAAFGRHSGTLNALEAKYGVDATIICAIWGLESFFGERRGDVPVVSATSTLAFDGRRGAFFEKQLIAALKILQNGDTTPAQLTGSWAGAMGHTQFIPTSYQAFAVDYTGDGRRDIWSDDPTDSLASTAAYLARNGWTRGLRWGGEVGNSAPAGTVIQPQAGGPKFAVTSNFRAIKRYNNSDAYAIGVGHLADRIGGAGPLRGSFPPDATGLTKDDRVALQKRLTAKGFDTDGADGVLGPKSQKAISDYQSSVGLEPTGIPSPELLRSLG; this comes from the coding sequence ATGAGCATCACGCGTCGACATTTCGGACTTGGCATTGCAGCGATTTCACTGAACGCTTGCGGCGGCAGTTCTACTTTGGGGCCACGATCCACGGGCAGTACCAGTGGATTGCCCGCTGATCTTCGACCTACACCAAACGTCGCCTATGACGCTTGGGTTGCCAGTTTTCGCGGACGTGCAGGCAGCAGCGGTATATCAGACGCGACATTGGCATCCGGATTTCGCGGCACGGGATATCTGCCCGGCTGCGTAAAACGCGACCGAAACCAAACGGAATTCAAACGCAGCCTTGAAGATTACCTCTCCATCGCCGCCTCCGATGAGCGCATCAGCAAAGGGCGCGCGGCCTTTGGTCGACACAGTGGCACCTTGAATGCGCTGGAGGCCAAATACGGTGTTGATGCGACCATCATTTGCGCGATTTGGGGGCTGGAAAGCTTTTTCGGCGAGCGGCGCGGCGATGTGCCCGTTGTGTCAGCAACATCAACGCTTGCGTTCGATGGTCGACGCGGCGCGTTTTTTGAAAAACAGCTGATCGCTGCGCTCAAAATATTGCAAAATGGAGATACTACTCCGGCGCAGCTGACGGGCAGCTGGGCTGGGGCAATGGGTCACACACAGTTTATTCCCACATCTTACCAGGCGTTTGCAGTCGATTACACAGGGGATGGACGGCGCGATATCTGGTCTGATGACCCCACAGACTCTCTGGCTTCAACAGCGGCTTATTTGGCGCGCAATGGCTGGACCCGTGGTCTCCGTTGGGGCGGTGAAGTTGGAAATAGCGCGCCCGCAGGTACGGTGATCCAACCGCAAGCGGGCGGGCCAAAGTTTGCTGTCACCAGCAACTTCCGCGCGATTAAGCGCTACAACAATTCGGATGCTTACGCGATTGGCGTGGGTCATTTGGCGGACCGTATCGGTGGTGCCGGACCTCTGCGTGGCAGCTTTCCACCAGATGCTACGGGCCTGACAAAAGATGACCGGGTCGCGTTGCAAAAACGTCTGACGGCCAAAGGGTTTGATACTGATGGCGCTGACGGCGTGCTTGGCCCCAAGAGCCAGAAAGCGATTAGCGACTATCAAAGCAGTGTGGGTCTTGAGCCAACAGGCATCCCATCGCCTGAATTGCTGCGTAGCTTAGGCTAA
- a CDS encoding crotonase/enoyl-CoA hydratase family protein, translating to MSEPILKIDVDGYVATLKMNRPAKRNAMCEDLLIALDSFFSKPPKDLRVVILTGIAGHFCSGLDLSEHVHRSAEDNLFHSRHWHSVMEKIQFGGLIVVSAMFGAVIGGGLELATSTHVRIAEPSTIFQLPEGRRGIFVGGGATARVGRLIGPDRMTEMMLTGRKYGADEGVALGLAHYSVKEGEALELARSLAGKIARNAPMSNYLMVQAIARINDMSQSDGLFVESLATALAQTTPDAEEGLSAFLEKRAPKFR from the coding sequence ATGAGCGAACCCATTCTTAAGATCGACGTTGACGGATATGTCGCGACCCTGAAAATGAACCGACCTGCCAAGCGGAATGCCATGTGCGAAGATCTGCTGATCGCGTTAGACAGCTTTTTCTCAAAACCTCCCAAAGACCTGCGCGTTGTGATCCTGACCGGGATCGCAGGCCATTTTTGTTCAGGGCTGGACCTGTCTGAGCATGTGCATCGCTCCGCAGAGGATAATCTTTTCCATTCGCGCCACTGGCATAGCGTTATGGAAAAAATCCAGTTTGGCGGCCTGATCGTGGTCTCCGCGATGTTTGGCGCTGTAATCGGTGGCGGCCTTGAGCTGGCAACGTCGACGCATGTCCGTATCGCTGAACCGTCGACTATTTTTCAACTTCCTGAGGGGCGGCGCGGTATTTTTGTGGGTGGTGGTGCAACGGCGCGAGTTGGTCGATTGATCGGCCCTGACCGCATGACCGAGATGATGCTTACGGGCCGTAAGTACGGGGCGGATGAAGGCGTGGCACTTGGATTGGCGCATTACTCTGTCAAAGAAGGTGAGGCGCTTGAGTTGGCCCGAAGCCTCGCAGGCAAAATTGCCCGAAATGCGCCGATGTCCAACTACCTGATGGTACAGGCGATCGCCCGGATCAACGACATGTCCCAAAGCGATGGCTTGTTTGTGGAATCCTTGGCGACGGCCTTGGCACAGACGACACCCGATGCCGAAGAAGGCCTGAGCGCTTTCCTTGAAAAACGCGCCCCTAAATTCCGGTGA
- a CDS encoding MarR family winged helix-turn-helix transcriptional regulator, which translates to MKHPAPTPQPATSTPPVSDETLREFMGYHMKRAFNVVQADLSLTLKPFGLRMLTYSALVLIVDNPGLSQSQLAAAMDVERPNLVVIIDALEQRALIIRERVPTDRRAYALMATLAGRQLYDKAIAAVKAHEERVFLDIDKDTRKTVIAAMQLIQNRSFGS; encoded by the coding sequence ATGAAGCATCCTGCACCAACCCCGCAGCCCGCGACCAGCACCCCACCAGTCAGCGATGAAACCCTGCGAGAGTTTATGGGCTACCATATGAAACGGGCGTTCAATGTGGTGCAGGCGGACCTGAGCCTGACGTTAAAGCCATTCGGCTTGCGTATGCTGACCTACTCCGCCCTTGTTTTGATCGTCGACAATCCGGGCCTCAGCCAATCGCAACTTGCTGCCGCGATGGACGTGGAGCGACCCAACCTTGTGGTCATTATCGACGCGCTTGAACAACGCGCCTTGATCATCCGCGAACGGGTGCCGACAGACCGGCGCGCATATGCGCTGATGGCAACGCTAGCTGGGCGGCAACTTTATGACAAAGCAATTGCCGCAGTTAAGGCACACGAAGAACGCGTCTTTTTGGACATAGACAAAGACACCCGCAAAACGGTGATCGCGGCGATGCAGTTGATCCAAAACAGATCTTTTGGGAGCTAG
- a CDS encoding feruloyl-CoA synthase yields MRRTSQFLPHSVTRHDRPDGTILLRSNYEMGPVVEKTGDWLHHWAQATPDAVFIAERSGAGWRTESYGATLQKVRAIGQALLARGMGQDTPILIMSGNGVDHALLSLAAQYIGVPTVPVAEQYSLVSAAHGRLLQAVELTRPAMAYVVDAGRYAEALSLDALAKVEIIASQPGMSSATPFDALIKGDAGVDVDAAHASVTPQTVAKILMTSGSTSVPKGVLTTHRMMCANQTQLADALPFLRERPPRVMDWLPWNHVFGGSHNFNMMLANGGALYIDDGKPVEGLFDRTIQNLGMVAGTLCFNVPLGFQMLLNALQKDTGLRHRFFENLDLIFYAGASLPQDVWEGFENMAMEVKGEVPLMTSSWGLTETAPALMIQQEPTDRSGVVGVPATGVVVKLVPDDEMRCEVRVKGPNVMEGYLNAPEKTAEAFDAEGFFITGDAMRFVDPENPNKGLKFDGRMSEDFKLLTGTWVRAGQLRLDMLARLAPLAADLVITGADKDQIGLMIFPNIAEVKRAGFSAVQTNGVLCDPNLRKEIGDRLVGNATGSSSSTYVSRAIVLSDPASMALGEMTAKGNLNFRTILTRRADLLTRLYDNNDPAVAKI; encoded by the coding sequence ATGCGGCGCACGTCTCAATTCCTGCCCCACTCGGTGACACGCCATGATCGACCCGATGGCACGATCCTGCTCCGTTCAAATTACGAGATGGGTCCGGTTGTGGAAAAAACCGGTGACTGGTTGCATCATTGGGCGCAAGCAACGCCTGACGCCGTGTTCATTGCGGAACGCAGCGGCGCGGGGTGGCGCACCGAAAGCTACGGCGCGACGTTACAAAAGGTCCGCGCCATAGGGCAGGCCCTGCTGGCAAGGGGCATGGGGCAGGATACACCCATTCTGATCATGTCGGGAAACGGGGTCGATCACGCGCTGCTGAGCCTTGCAGCGCAATACATCGGCGTGCCCACGGTCCCGGTGGCCGAGCAATATTCGCTCGTCTCGGCGGCACATGGTCGGTTGCTGCAGGCGGTTGAATTGACCCGCCCCGCGATGGCCTATGTGGTTGATGCTGGCCGTTATGCCGAGGCACTCAGTTTGGATGCTTTGGCAAAAGTAGAGATCATCGCCAGCCAACCGGGGATGTCTTCCGCGACACCGTTCGACGCTCTGATCAAAGGCGATGCAGGCGTTGACGTAGACGCGGCTCATGCTTCTGTGACGCCCCAGACCGTTGCAAAAATTCTGATGACCTCGGGATCAACCTCAGTTCCCAAGGGGGTGCTGACCACCCATCGCATGATGTGTGCAAACCAAACGCAGCTCGCCGATGCGCTGCCTTTTCTGCGCGAACGCCCACCGCGCGTGATGGATTGGTTGCCATGGAACCACGTGTTTGGCGGTTCTCATAATTTCAACATGATGCTGGCGAATGGCGGCGCGCTTTATATTGACGATGGTAAGCCGGTCGAAGGCTTGTTTGATCGCACGATCCAGAACCTAGGCATGGTTGCGGGGACCCTATGCTTTAACGTTCCCTTGGGGTTTCAAATGCTCTTGAACGCACTCCAAAAAGACACAGGGTTGCGTCATAGATTTTTCGAAAACCTAGACCTGATTTTCTATGCGGGCGCGTCGTTGCCGCAGGACGTTTGGGAGGGGTTTGAGAATATGGCGATGGAAGTGAAAGGCGAGGTGCCCCTCATGACCTCGTCTTGGGGACTGACAGAAACCGCCCCTGCCCTGATGATCCAACAAGAGCCGACCGACCGGTCAGGTGTTGTTGGCGTGCCGGCCACGGGCGTCGTGGTGAAGCTGGTTCCGGACGACGAAATGCGATGCGAAGTCCGGGTCAAAGGCCCCAATGTGATGGAAGGCTACCTGAATGCCCCGGAAAAGACAGCGGAGGCATTTGACGCCGAAGGTTTCTTTATCACGGGCGACGCGATGCGGTTTGTGGACCCCGAGAACCCAAATAAAGGTCTCAAGTTCGATGGCCGGATGAGCGAAGATTTCAAACTGCTGACGGGTACTTGGGTGCGAGCAGGTCAGTTGCGGCTTGATATGCTTGCCCGCCTTGCCCCTTTGGCCGCTGATCTGGTGATAACGGGTGCGGATAAGGATCAGATCGGGCTGATGATCTTTCCCAACATCGCTGAGGTAAAGCGCGCTGGTTTTTCTGCCGTGCAGACAAATGGCGTGCTCTGTGACCCTAATCTGCGAAAAGAAATAGGCGACCGGTTGGTTGGAAACGCCACCGGATCGAGCAGCTCAACATATGTATCGCGCGCGATTGTGCTGAGCGATCCTGCCTCCATGGCGCTTGGCGAAATGACGGCCAAGGGCAATCTGAATTTCAGGACAATACTAACACGCCGCGCGGATCTGTTAACGCGGCTCTATGACAACAACGACCCTGCGGTCGCAAAAATCTAA
- a CDS encoding amidohydrolase family protein has protein sequence MVDLSKIRAIDIHTHAEEPCGCHGDDGYDDLQSAMATYFRAPWEHPPTIQDTAAHYRAQNIAAVIFPVDSERETGYRRYKNEEVAALAAENDDVLIPFASIDPWKGKMGVREARRLIRDFGIKGFKFHPTMQGFYPNDPMAYPLYEAIAEEGGIALFHTGQTGVGSGMPGGNGMRLKYSNPMYMDDVAVDFPQMKIILAHPSFPWQEEALAVAQHKPNVYIDLSGWSPKYFPEILVRYCNSILKKKVLFGSDWPMITPERWLSDFEKIAIKDELRDDITKGNAARLLGLT, from the coding sequence ATGGTCGATCTTTCAAAAATCCGCGCCATCGACATTCACACCCACGCCGAAGAGCCTTGCGGCTGCCATGGAGACGACGGATATGACGATCTGCAATCCGCAATGGCCACGTACTTTCGCGCGCCCTGGGAACATCCGCCGACGATCCAAGACACCGCCGCGCATTACCGTGCGCAGAACATCGCGGCCGTGATCTTTCCCGTCGATAGCGAACGAGAAACGGGCTACCGGCGTTACAAAAACGAAGAGGTCGCCGCGTTGGCTGCCGAAAACGATGACGTGCTGATCCCTTTCGCCTCGATTGATCCATGGAAAGGCAAAATGGGCGTGCGCGAGGCCCGCCGCCTGATCAGAGATTTTGGCATAAAAGGGTTCAAATTTCACCCCACGATGCAGGGGTTTTACCCTAACGACCCGATGGCCTACCCCCTTTACGAAGCGATCGCCGAAGAGGGTGGGATTGCCCTGTTCCATACTGGTCAAACCGGTGTTGGTTCGGGGATGCCCGGTGGCAATGGGATGCGGCTGAAGTATTCCAATCCGATGTACATGGATGATGTCGCGGTGGATTTTCCTCAGATGAAAATCATCCTCGCGCACCCATCCTTTCCCTGGCAGGAAGAGGCCCTTGCGGTCGCACAGCACAAGCCAAACGTCTATATTGATCTGTCCGGTTGGTCGCCAAAGTACTTCCCTGAAATTCTTGTTCGCTACTGCAATTCGATCCTCAAAAAGAAAGTCCTGTTCGGTTCTGATTGGCCCATGATTACACCCGAACGCTGGCTCTCAGATTTTGAGAAGATCGCAATCAAGGACGAACTGCGCGACGACATCACCAAAGGCAACGCCGCACGTTTGCTAGGGCTGACGTAA
- a CDS encoding tyrosine-type recombinase/integrase, whose translation MIRKLTDSKVKTAKPGDKVKRVADGNGLTLTITPNGTKTWHLRYRRDDKATMVSLGRYPDVSLAIAREKADQMRAARATGVDPVREKERQRRQLAVAPGETFEEVAADFFAQNAPGWSDAHADRFRFRIEKDVNPAIGNMRVGDIRPTDVLSVVRSIEGRGAVNSGRRVKGMIGQVMRYAVALGLAPFDPSRDIGAALKPSPKAKHRAALIHPEEIAKFMRRLYAYNGTSIVRPALEVLVRTFQRPGEVRCMRWADIDLEDRIWRDGVTKVEGGHAVPLSRQVLRILEEQRGISGHREYVWSNPYKPFSDVMFSKFLRTNLTYDQSEVSAHGFRATARTVLAERLKYEPRIIELQLSHAVPETHGGAYNRALYMDQRSEMMQHYSDWLDQIAS comes from the coding sequence TTGATTAGAAAACTCACCGACAGCAAAGTCAAAACCGCCAAACCGGGAGATAAAGTTAAGCGCGTAGCAGACGGCAACGGCCTGACGCTGACCATCACGCCTAATGGAACAAAGACTTGGCATCTACGTTACCGTAGAGACGACAAGGCGACCATGGTTAGTCTGGGGAGGTATCCCGATGTCAGTCTGGCAATAGCGCGGGAAAAGGCGGATCAGATGCGCGCGGCGCGCGCTACTGGCGTTGATCCGGTTCGGGAGAAAGAGCGCCAGCGGCGGCAACTTGCCGTTGCTCCGGGCGAGACGTTTGAGGAGGTCGCGGCCGACTTCTTCGCTCAAAACGCACCGGGTTGGTCTGACGCCCATGCTGACCGGTTTCGCTTCAGGATTGAGAAGGATGTGAATCCGGCCATCGGCAACATGCGCGTCGGCGATATCCGCCCGACAGATGTCTTGTCTGTGGTGCGCAGTATCGAAGGCAGGGGAGCCGTTAATAGCGGCCGTCGGGTAAAAGGCATGATCGGACAGGTGATGCGCTACGCGGTCGCTCTGGGCCTCGCGCCATTCGATCCCAGCCGAGACATAGGCGCGGCACTCAAGCCATCACCGAAGGCCAAGCACCGAGCTGCTCTGATCCACCCTGAAGAAATCGCCAAGTTCATGCGGCGGCTGTACGCCTATAATGGAACATCGATTGTGCGGCCTGCGCTGGAAGTTCTGGTCCGGACATTCCAAAGGCCGGGAGAGGTTCGCTGCATGCGATGGGCTGACATCGATCTGGAAGATCGGATTTGGCGGGATGGCGTCACTAAGGTTGAGGGCGGGCACGCTGTGCCCTTGTCGCGGCAAGTTTTACGCATCTTGGAAGAGCAAAGGGGAATATCCGGGCACCGGGAATATGTTTGGTCCAATCCGTACAAGCCATTCAGCGACGTTATGTTTTCCAAATTTCTGCGGACCAACCTGACTTACGATCAGTCCGAGGTTTCGGCCCATGGTTTTCGCGCGACTGCTCGCACAGTTCTGGCTGAACGCTTGAAGTACGAGCCGCGCATCATTGAGCTGCAGCTATCCCATGCCGTGCCGGAAACTCATGGCGGGGCATATAACAGAGCGCTCTACATGGATCAGAGGTCAGAGATGATGCAGCATTATTCTGATTGGCTAGATCAGATCGCCTCTTGA
- a CDS encoding tyrosine-type recombinase/integrase, whose translation MKNFTRLNRSTGRIKAFSLIDNAGDSVHAFDLFVDSLVQEGLHAKTVETYSNHIAAFLDFLTEAKVFGYPCRQSEILPAVEAYLPARLAGANARNEFDIISRKILGQTKLTKSSAKNHAAAINKFLLGSDNHALHMQQIEDWETGVAGNAPQQIFQVSTRQRSSAEIKRICQSSMLVNVMNHHPTKAAGKVLTVRGKDASNNRDKDFPAEHILPFLDCATCARDEALWALQAGTGMRPHEAILMEMDQIDFTRRTVVVEDPHNRRFASQMPDEYIARWKGRAVSETYFIPILRDRFFKALERYIRTEYMPHPNETLVFQSIKGDQKPYVSVSDKSRVQSFNRACLRLQKRTPETKLGLSELTPHSLRHFYGTFMLNYVPVGNNKYGLEPVDVQRLMGHEKLETTMKYARRDKHALDAKIIFMNMQAMNEGPEVDQLVKWMAEKHSNQAKRLNDIWSARLSGND comes from the coding sequence ATGAAGAACTTTACTCGCTTGAACCGGTCAACTGGTCGCATAAAGGCGTTCTCGCTGATCGACAACGCAGGTGATTCAGTTCATGCATTTGACCTCTTCGTGGATAGCCTTGTCCAAGAAGGCCTCCATGCCAAAACTGTTGAGACATATTCAAATCATATTGCAGCGTTCCTGGACTTCTTGACCGAAGCGAAGGTGTTTGGTTACCCTTGCCGTCAGTCCGAAATCCTGCCTGCTGTCGAAGCATATTTGCCTGCCAGGCTGGCCGGGGCAAATGCTCGCAACGAGTTTGACATTATCTCACGCAAAATACTGGGGCAGACGAAGCTCACAAAATCATCCGCCAAGAACCATGCAGCGGCCATCAATAAATTCCTACTTGGAAGTGACAATCACGCATTGCACATGCAGCAAATCGAAGACTGGGAGACCGGAGTAGCAGGCAATGCGCCACAACAAATTTTCCAAGTTTCGACACGGCAAAGGTCCAGCGCTGAGATAAAGAGAATTTGCCAAAGCAGCATGTTGGTCAATGTTATGAACCATCACCCAACCAAAGCTGCTGGAAAAGTCCTAACAGTGAGAGGCAAGGACGCGAGTAATAACCGAGACAAAGATTTTCCAGCAGAGCATATTCTCCCCTTTCTCGATTGCGCTACTTGCGCGAGAGACGAAGCATTGTGGGCATTGCAAGCAGGAACAGGCATGCGACCACACGAGGCAATCCTAATGGAAATGGATCAAATTGACTTTACTCGCAGAACCGTAGTCGTAGAAGATCCACATAACCGACGTTTCGCCAGTCAAATGCCTGATGAGTATATTGCAAGGTGGAAGGGGCGAGCCGTAAGCGAAACCTATTTCATTCCAATCTTGCGAGACCGGTTTTTCAAGGCATTGGAACGCTATATCAGGACTGAGTATATGCCCCACCCTAATGAAACGCTCGTTTTTCAGTCAATAAAGGGTGACCAGAAGCCGTATGTTTCTGTGAGTGACAAGAGTAGAGTGCAATCTTTTAATCGCGCATGTCTACGCCTTCAGAAAAGAACACCAGAAACCAAACTGGGTTTAAGCGAGCTTACTCCACATTCCCTTCGGCACTTTTACGGCACTTTTATGCTCAACTACGTCCCCGTCGGAAACAACAAATATGGCTTAGAGCCGGTCGATGTACAAAGGCTGATGGGCCATGAGAAGCTCGAAACGACAATGAAATATGCGCGGCGGGACAAGCATGCACTCGATGCCAAGATTATATTCATGAATATGCAAGCTATGAATGAAGGACCAGAAGTTGACCAGCTGGTAAAGTGGATGGCCGAAAAACATTCCAACCAGGCAAAACGGCTGAATGATATTTGGTCTGCGAGGCTGAGTGGCAATGATTAA
- a CDS encoding arsenate reductase family protein: MIIYGLSTCSICQKAQKALEAERKDITFRDIRSDPLSEAELADLIVEFGDRLVDRTSNDYRALNDWLKNSEAEAQISAKPKVMARPVIRDGDTYYLGWDDAVQKALLTG, encoded by the coding sequence ATCATTATTTATGGATTGAGTACCTGTTCGATTTGCCAAAAAGCCCAAAAAGCGCTGGAGGCAGAACGCAAAGATATCACTTTTCGAGATATCCGATCAGACCCTTTGAGCGAGGCGGAACTGGCTGATCTGATTGTGGAATTTGGGGATCGGTTGGTGGATCGAACATCGAATGACTACCGCGCTCTGAATGACTGGTTGAAAAATTCGGAGGCTGAGGCGCAGATATCTGCAAAGCCCAAAGTCATGGCCCGCCCCGTGATCCGCGACGGGGATACGTATTATCTAGGTTGGGATGATGCAGTTCAAAAGGCGCTGCTGACGGGTTGA